In Exiguobacterium sibiricum 7-3, a genomic segment contains:
- the phnF gene encoding phosphonate metabolism transcriptional regulator PhnF: protein MIQHINKNSPLPIYYQIEAALKQQIEDGLLQPGDLIPSEREFAEAHQISRMTVRQAISNLVNAGYLIRQKGRGTFVANKKIVMQLSGLTSFSEEMEHLGLEPASELLSYQTIAAEMTIANKLGIREGAKIYELKRLRIANEQPLALETVYIPEQLLPGLNQDVAITSLYAFAEASGLNLGRASQTFESRLATKEEAQHLGLSVSSPVLSVEQLTFLATDQPFEYVISAYRGDRYTFTVEMERQR, encoded by the coding sequence GTGATTCAGCACATCAATAAAAATTCACCACTTCCAATCTACTACCAAATTGAAGCTGCCCTAAAACAACAAATCGAGGATGGTCTGTTACAACCCGGCGATTTAATTCCCTCGGAACGCGAATTCGCCGAGGCCCATCAAATCAGCCGGATGACTGTCCGCCAAGCCATCTCGAACCTCGTCAACGCCGGTTATCTGATTCGTCAAAAAGGACGCGGCACATTCGTTGCCAATAAAAAAATCGTCATGCAACTGTCTGGTTTGACCAGTTTTTCTGAAGAGATGGAACATCTTGGATTGGAACCGGCAAGTGAATTGTTGTCCTACCAAACGATTGCTGCTGAAATGACGATTGCGAATAAACTCGGTATCCGGGAAGGTGCCAAAATTTATGAATTAAAACGTTTACGCATCGCAAACGAACAACCGCTTGCGCTCGAAACCGTCTATATCCCTGAACAGTTGTTACCCGGTTTGAACCAGGACGTTGCCATCACGTCACTTTATGCCTTTGCAGAGGCCAGTGGACTGAATCTTGGTCGTGCCAGTCAAACTTTCGAATCACGTCTCGCGACAAAAGAAGAAGCGCAACATCTCGGTCTGTCGGTCAGTTCACCTGTTTTGTCCGTCGAGCAACTGACTTTCCTTGCCACCGATCAACCGTTTGAATATGTCATCTCCGCTTATCGTGGCGATCGGTACACATTCACAGTCGAAATGGAACGGCAACGCTGA
- a CDS encoding LCP family protein, with product MQTRSARKRQPSAGKMFIKVIAALLLLLTVIGSGYAGAVFIKTQETLARTQINIPGSKVSSKYDDVPSESFLILGTDETKASKERKEPARSDVMIVGVLNKKTEQLVLTSIPRDSLVNIDYSKYDVPYGKTGVEQDKITHAHYFGSMDKSSSYNGIKLARETTENLLGIEINHVVKVNFQGFVQLIDALDGVDIDVRYAFKEQDSARKAGTITVPKGLQHLTGEQALAYVRNRHDDPLGDIGRGQKQMQVIQAVAKEAASFRSLGAYRDILDAVGDNVETNLGPNDYLRLADFTTALRNTTEYQLAGEGYIGISGKWEYHLDPNQLDRVKANLTKAMQGQEVSPMKEETSTPSETDSTTVEQPVQ from the coding sequence ATGCAGACGAGATCAGCAAGAAAGAGGCAACCGAGTGCTGGCAAGATGTTCATCAAAGTGATCGCTGCCTTGTTATTACTTTTGACCGTTATCGGTTCCGGTTATGCGGGAGCGGTTTTCATAAAGACGCAGGAAACTCTGGCGAGAACACAAATCAACATTCCGGGTTCGAAAGTCAGTTCGAAATATGATGATGTTCCGTCCGAATCTTTTTTGATTCTAGGAACGGATGAGACGAAAGCTAGTAAAGAACGCAAGGAACCGGCACGATCGGATGTCATGATTGTCGGTGTCTTGAATAAGAAGACCGAGCAATTGGTACTGACTAGTATTCCACGGGATTCACTCGTCAATATTGATTACTCTAAATATGATGTGCCGTACGGAAAAACGGGTGTCGAGCAGGATAAAATCACCCATGCGCATTATTTTGGTTCGATGGACAAATCGAGTTCATACAACGGCATTAAACTGGCACGTGAGACGACTGAAAATCTGCTTGGCATTGAAATCAACCATGTCGTTAAAGTTAACTTCCAAGGATTCGTTCAGTTGATCGATGCCCTTGATGGAGTTGATATCGATGTGCGTTATGCGTTCAAAGAACAGGATTCAGCGCGTAAAGCAGGAACGATCACCGTTCCGAAAGGTCTGCAGCATTTGACTGGGGAACAGGCACTCGCCTACGTCCGAAATCGCCATGATGATCCACTCGGAGATATTGGCCGGGGACAAAAGCAGATGCAAGTCATTCAAGCTGTTGCGAAAGAAGCGGCAAGTTTCCGTTCGCTCGGTGCGTATCGCGACATCTTAGACGCTGTAGGCGACAATGTCGAGACGAATTTAGGTCCAAACGATTATCTCCGTTTAGCTGATTTTACGACAGCTTTACGTAATACGACGGAATACCAGCTCGCAGGTGAAGGATACATCGGAATCAGCGGGAAATGGGAATACCATCTTGATCCGAATCAACTTGATCGTGTCAAAGCCAATCTGACAAAGGCGATGCAAGGACAAGAAGTATCACCAATGAAAGAAGAGACAAGCACACCGTCGGAAACGGATTCGACGACAGTCGAGCAGCCGGTTCAATAA
- the nagB gene encoding glucosamine-6-phosphate deaminase yields MKWMIVEKAEELANVSYQLLKQEIVRHPEGLTIGLATGSSPLGVYEEWRKDQVDCRHVTTVNLDEYVGLSPDHAHSYHTFMQEHLFDAVDFKESYVPIGNTVDPSQESERYEQLVRKLGIDIQLLGIGSNGHIAFNEPGTPFDAKTHVTQLTESTRIANQRFFDRLEDVPTEAITMGIGTIMEAKKILLVASSERKAEAIRDMMEGPATTACPATILQRHADVMVVLDEEAASLLSDEAKRTGRAAYTNFMK; encoded by the coding sequence ATGAAATGGATGATTGTAGAAAAAGCAGAAGAATTGGCAAATGTCTCTTACCAACTGCTCAAACAGGAGATTGTAAGACACCCGGAAGGATTGACGATCGGACTTGCGACCGGCAGCTCTCCGCTCGGTGTATATGAAGAATGGCGCAAGGATCAAGTCGATTGCCGGCATGTGACGACCGTCAATTTGGACGAATACGTCGGACTCAGTCCGGATCATGCGCACAGTTATCATACGTTCATGCAGGAGCATTTGTTTGATGCGGTCGACTTCAAAGAATCGTATGTACCGATTGGAAATACAGTTGATCCAAGTCAAGAGAGTGAACGGTATGAACAGCTTGTCCGGAAGTTAGGCATCGATATTCAGTTGCTCGGCATCGGTTCGAATGGTCATATCGCGTTTAATGAACCTGGCACACCTTTTGATGCCAAAACCCACGTCACCCAACTGACCGAGTCGACCCGGATTGCCAACCAACGATTTTTTGACCGGTTGGAGGATGTGCCGACAGAAGCCATCACAATGGGGATTGGAACGATCATGGAAGCGAAGAAGATTCTGTTAGTGGCTTCAAGCGAGCGAAAAGCGGAGGCGATTCGCGATATGATGGAAGGTCCGGCGACGACTGCATGCCCGGCAACGATTTTACAACGGCATGCCGATGTGATGGTTGTCCTGGACGAAGAAGCCGCAAGCTTGTTATCGGACGAAGCAAAACGTACAGGCCGAGCTGCCTATACCAACTTCATGAAATGA
- the nagA gene encoding N-acetylglucosamine-6-phosphate deacetylase: MPSMIHAEIYTGQTVIQDGFIRFEETIQEIGKMSDYTPRDEVVINLEGKRLIPGMIDVHIHGGYDVDTMDADAEAMHRLSKAMLAEGVTSFFATTITQDWDQITQALKVTRDVIDSRQTTIEGIHLEGPFINPDYAGAQPLEYIVEPDVDQFLKWQQASGNQIKLVTYAPERSGARDFEAAVRETGAIPSAGHTDATFDQNHLGNVTHGTHLYNQMRALHHREPGTVGYCLLERSVYAEIIPDGIHSSKEMVEFAYRMKGPDRLTVITDAMRAKGLSDGEYELGGQTVHVKDGAARLASGNLAGSVLTMDQALRNIITFTGCSLEQAVQMTSINQAEEFGLTHKGRLERGKDSDFVVLTADLKVEQTVHRGEVHRFTNGKG, encoded by the coding sequence ATGCCAAGCATGATTCATGCAGAAATTTATACGGGACAAACCGTCATTCAAGATGGATTCATCCGCTTTGAAGAGACCATCCAAGAAATTGGAAAGATGTCAGATTACACACCACGCGACGAAGTCGTCATCAATCTTGAAGGGAAACGACTGATTCCAGGAATGATTGATGTTCATATCCATGGTGGATATGATGTCGACACGATGGATGCGGATGCGGAAGCGATGCACCGGTTGAGTAAGGCGATGCTTGCGGAAGGCGTCACGTCTTTTTTTGCGACGACGATCACACAAGACTGGGATCAGATTACGCAGGCATTGAAAGTCACGCGAGATGTCATCGATTCCCGGCAGACGACGATTGAAGGCATTCATCTAGAAGGACCATTCATCAATCCGGACTATGCCGGAGCCCAACCGTTGGAATACATCGTCGAACCGGATGTGGATCAATTTTTAAAATGGCAACAAGCATCCGGAAATCAGATCAAACTGGTCACGTACGCTCCGGAACGGTCGGGTGCCCGTGATTTTGAAGCGGCTGTTCGAGAGACGGGCGCGATTCCATCTGCCGGACATACCGATGCGACATTTGACCAAAATCATTTAGGCAATGTCACCCACGGGACACATCTCTATAATCAAATGCGTGCCTTGCATCACCGGGAACCCGGCACCGTCGGATATTGCCTCCTCGAACGATCGGTATACGCGGAAATCATTCCGGACGGGATTCACAGTTCGAAAGAGATGGTCGAATTTGCTTACCGGATGAAAGGACCAGACCGTTTGACGGTCATCACTGATGCCATGCGAGCGAAGGGATTGTCGGACGGAGAATATGAACTCGGCGGACAGACGGTGCACGTCAAGGATGGAGCTGCGCGTCTTGCCAGCGGGAACTTGGCAGGCAGTGTCCTGACGATGGATCAGGCATTACGCAATATCATCACCTTTACCGGCTGTTCACTCGAACAAGCAGTACAGATGACTTCAATCAACCAGGCAGAAGAATTTGGCTTAACACATAAAGGACGACTCGAGCGGGGCAAGGATTCTGATTTTGTAGTATTGACGGCAGACTTGAAAGTGGAACAAACCGTTCACCGCGGGGAAGTGCACCGATTTACAAACGGAAAGGGGTAA
- the mprF gene encoding bifunctional lysylphosphatidylglycerol flippase/synthetase MprF: MRFNKQRVLTMAKIILPIILIAFIFYQGQNELRSLSLKESIRAIQQIPSWKFILLIVSGLAAVATMFFYDFFLLRSLQVKVPIGLIFRASWIANSFNGIIGFGGLAGMGVRTALYRPFVEGTRLLKAIGWMAPTLISGLSILSALSLLNVFPAFEVLDLKKWLWPVIIGVAFFFPVYLLFTFRRGSSSIRPSSIALYSLVSLAEWFSAGVVVYFILAALGTDVSFSKVIGVFIIAATAGLISMVPGGFGSFDLVFLIGMQRAGVEEGIVLTGLLIYRLVYYLIPFVIGVIFSAREFSGPVVKMIEDKPIVGPSVEVGGVIWRLQLRFLSKVRHFTLALITLLAGIAIWGLAILPPNSTQYEYLEARLPHELLLLANSFFLMAGLLYVLLAPSLYRRTKRSLYMIYGVSAFALIGMALRGFNLISLSVVLIVLVLVTMSRNAFHRERTLITTTRLIRAAFAGFLYIGGFIFFGYAFYTLGSADGTKVYPAHEIFMFAASASIFALVYTLVFIRLFNTFNQPVLGEKLDLQKVKDVLTEEGGNYLSHLAFLGDKRFFFSESGRSFIQFSQTGNRIMMLGDPSGNPEEHSQLIACFLRRVEDLGYIPNIYQIQAQNMSLYHDFGFNFFKLGEEAIVDMTTFTVSGKKRAGLRSIKNRFEREGMTFEVVSPPFSEALLNQLRDVSDEWLGGKSEKGFSLGYFNESYLNQAPIGIMRDANRQILGFMTFMPAYQEGVLSIDLMRFRPDGPNGIMDAMFIRLFDYATEQGYHTFNMGMAPLSSVGEDETSFWQERVAADVFNNIRYMYSFTGLRRYKEKYDPKWEGRYLAYRKRQSLTIAILKATRLISKKKDRILLP; this comes from the coding sequence ATGAGATTCAATAAACAACGTGTGTTGACAATGGCGAAAATCATTTTGCCGATTATCTTGATTGCGTTCATTTTTTATCAAGGACAAAACGAATTAAGAAGTCTATCGTTAAAAGAATCGATTCGGGCGATTCAGCAAATTCCGTCCTGGAAGTTCATTTTATTGATTGTGTCGGGACTTGCAGCGGTCGCGACGATGTTTTTTTACGATTTCTTTTTATTGCGTTCGCTTCAAGTGAAGGTTCCGATCGGGCTGATTTTCCGGGCATCTTGGATTGCCAACTCGTTTAACGGGATCATCGGTTTTGGAGGACTTGCCGGAATGGGCGTCAGAACAGCCCTCTATCGACCGTTCGTCGAAGGAACCCGGTTATTGAAAGCCATCGGTTGGATGGCTCCGACACTGATCAGCGGATTATCGATTTTATCGGCATTATCCTTATTAAACGTTTTTCCGGCGTTTGAAGTGTTGGATTTAAAGAAATGGTTATGGCCGGTCATCATCGGTGTTGCCTTTTTCTTCCCGGTCTATCTGTTGTTTACTTTCCGACGGGGGAGCAGCAGTATCCGTCCGTCATCCATTGCCCTCTATTCGCTTGTCTCACTGGCGGAATGGTTCAGTGCGGGAGTCGTCGTCTATTTCATTCTGGCGGCACTCGGAACGGATGTCAGTTTTTCTAAAGTCATCGGCGTCTTCATCATCGCCGCAACTGCCGGATTGATTTCGATGGTGCCGGGTGGATTCGGTTCGTTCGACTTGGTTTTTTTGATTGGCATGCAGCGCGCCGGTGTCGAAGAAGGTATCGTCCTTACCGGATTGCTGATTTATCGTCTGGTGTATTATTTGATTCCATTCGTGATCGGCGTCATTTTCTCGGCGCGTGAGTTCAGTGGTCCGGTCGTCAAGATGATTGAGGATAAACCGATTGTCGGTCCGTCTGTTGAGGTCGGTGGTGTCATTTGGCGGCTTCAGTTACGCTTTTTAAGTAAAGTACGACATTTTACATTAGCCTTGATTACGTTACTCGCAGGCATCGCGATTTGGGGGTTGGCGATTTTACCCCCTAACTCGACGCAGTATGAATACTTGGAAGCCCGTCTGCCGCATGAATTGTTGCTGCTTGCGAACAGTTTCTTTTTGATGGCCGGCTTGTTGTATGTACTGCTTGCCCCGTCTCTGTACCGACGGACGAAACGTTCGCTGTATATGATTTATGGTGTTTCGGCTTTTGCTTTGATTGGGATGGCGTTGCGTGGATTTAACTTGATCTCCTTATCCGTCGTTCTGATTGTCTTGGTGTTGGTCACAATGTCAAGAAATGCCTTTCATCGTGAACGGACGCTGATTACGACGACTCGACTGATCCGGGCAGCTTTTGCCGGTTTTTTATACATCGGCGGATTCATCTTCTTCGGATATGCCTTTTATACACTCGGTTCGGCTGACGGAACAAAGGTCTATCCTGCGCATGAGATCTTCATGTTTGCTGCGAGTGCCTCGATTTTTGCACTTGTCTACACACTCGTCTTCATTCGTTTATTCAATACGTTTAATCAGCCGGTCTTGGGTGAAAAGTTAGATCTGCAAAAAGTTAAGGATGTCTTGACGGAAGAAGGGGGAAATTATTTAAGTCACCTGGCTTTTCTCGGCGATAAACGCTTTTTCTTCTCTGAGTCCGGACGTTCATTTATTCAGTTCAGTCAGACCGGAAACCGGATTATGATGCTTGGTGATCCGAGCGGAAATCCGGAAGAACATTCCCAGTTGATTGCCTGTTTTTTACGGCGTGTCGAGGATTTGGGTTATATCCCGAATATCTATCAGATTCAGGCACAGAACATGTCGTTGTATCATGATTTTGGCTTTAACTTCTTTAAACTCGGGGAAGAAGCAATCGTCGACATGACGACCTTTACCGTTTCCGGGAAAAAACGGGCCGGATTACGTTCCATTAAAAATCGTTTTGAACGGGAAGGCATGACATTTGAAGTCGTATCACCTCCGTTCAGTGAAGCGTTGCTGAACCAATTACGTGACGTCTCGGATGAATGGTTAGGAGGGAAGTCCGAAAAAGGATTTTCATTGGGCTATTTCAACGAGTCTTATTTGAATCAAGCCCCGATTGGTATCATGCGTGATGCCAATCGGCAGATCCTTGGCTTCATGACATTCATGCCGGCGTATCAGGAAGGTGTTCTCTCGATTGATTTGATGCGTTTTCGTCCGGATGGTCCGAACGGGATTATGGATGCCATGTTTATCCGCTTGTTTGACTATGCGACTGAGCAGGGCTACCATACCTTTAATATGGGAATGGCTCCGCTCTCATCCGTTGGTGAGGACGAAACATCATTTTGGCAGGAACGTGTAGCTGCCGATGTATTCAACAACATCCGCTACATGTACAGCTTTACCGGGTTGAGACGCTATAAGGAAAAATATGATCCGAAGTGGGAAGGACGTTACCTCGCATACCGTAAACGTCAATCGTTAACGATTGCGATTTTAAAAGCGACACGTCTGATTTCAAAGAAAAAAGACCGGATTTTATTGCCGTAA
- a CDS encoding MATE family efflux transporter, with the protein MLETTTLSGKIQQFMKIFFPILVTQVAFYLISFFDTVMAGRYGSADLAGVGVGASLWAPVYTGLTGILLAVAPLVSQAMGARKEREVKRIVIQALYVSVVIIVLTILLGLVLVNPILNQMELSDQARHVARIYLVMLGFGIIPMFVFFVLRTLIDSLGKSNITMTLLLFSLPINVAFNYLFIFGKFGFPELGGIGAGVATAITYWILCIAVIGVVLKGELFQRLGILRRFYKPDVKRIKELVLLGAPIGLAIFSEVSIFSAVTLLLGAYGDVVIGAYQAAINFASFVYMIPLSAASALTITVGFEMGAKRVKDAVQYVWIGLLLCLVVSLFSGGLLYIQNERIAALYSNDPAVIKMAAHFMILAIFFQLSDAVAAPTQGALRGFKDVNVTFILTITAYWVIGLPLGFYFERFTELGPDGYWWGLIIGLAVGASLLLLRLMHLVRKSKEVVK; encoded by the coding sequence ATGTTAGAGACAACTACGCTATCGGGAAAGATTCAACAGTTCATGAAGATTTTCTTTCCGATTCTGGTGACACAGGTAGCGTTTTACTTAATTAGTTTTTTTGATACGGTCATGGCCGGACGATACGGGTCGGCTGATTTAGCGGGCGTCGGCGTCGGAGCCAGTCTGTGGGCACCTGTTTATACAGGATTGACGGGTATTTTATTAGCCGTGGCGCCACTTGTGTCCCAAGCAATGGGAGCAAGAAAAGAGCGGGAAGTGAAGCGAATCGTGATACAGGCATTGTATGTGTCCGTCGTCATTATCGTTTTGACGATTCTGCTTGGACTAGTGCTCGTTAATCCGATTTTGAACCAAATGGAATTATCGGATCAGGCACGCCATGTTGCCCGCATCTATCTTGTCATGTTAGGTTTTGGTATCATTCCGATGTTCGTTTTCTTCGTCCTGCGTACCTTAATTGATTCGTTAGGCAAATCGAACATCACAATGACGTTATTATTATTCTCTTTACCCATTAATGTTGCTTTCAACTATCTGTTTATCTTCGGAAAGTTTGGTTTCCCGGAACTGGGCGGTATTGGAGCAGGAGTGGCGACAGCCATCACATACTGGATTTTATGTATTGCAGTTATTGGTGTCGTCTTAAAAGGTGAACTGTTTCAACGGCTCGGGATTCTCCGTCGTTTTTATAAACCGGATGTAAAAAGAATCAAGGAATTGGTCTTGCTCGGTGCGCCAATCGGCTTAGCGATCTTTTCGGAAGTCAGTATCTTTTCAGCCGTGACTTTGCTGCTTGGCGCCTACGGCGATGTCGTCATTGGAGCCTATCAGGCAGCGATCAACTTTGCCTCGTTCGTCTACATGATTCCGCTCTCGGCTGCATCAGCCCTGACGATTACGGTCGGGTTCGAGATGGGAGCCAAGCGGGTCAAGGATGCTGTTCAATACGTATGGATTGGCCTGTTGCTGTGCCTGGTTGTCTCCCTTTTCTCAGGTGGATTGCTGTACATTCAAAATGAACGGATTGCGGCACTTTACAGCAATGATCCGGCAGTCATCAAAATGGCGGCTCATTTCATGATTTTAGCGATTTTCTTTCAGTTATCCGATGCGGTCGCAGCGCCGACGCAAGGAGCGCTCCGTGGATTTAAAGATGTCAACGTCACGTTTATTTTGACGATTACCGCGTACTGGGTCATCGGACTGCCACTCGGATTTTATTTTGAGCGGTTTACGGAACTTGGACCGGACGGGTATTGGTGGGGATTGATCATCGGACTTGCCGTTGGAGCCAGTCTTCTCCTGCTCCGCCTGATGCATCTTGTCAGAAAATCAAAGGAGGTCGTGAAATGA
- a CDS encoding CHAD domain-containing protein: MNHRDAENLTFELLETWSTFNHYAGEAQTFKNPEDVHQARIRLRKLITFAKLVDQTEEPIYLIWKRLMAAFGQVRDLDVQLSQQAVTSPIEQLFAEHLALQLQGKRATLLETMHLLISDELDRSVRRFLAGRLTKQLKRIDEKDLLQTAEKRFDKKKLHYEKVQHKEGNKRIQMMHELRLATKFYRYTVEYLRPYTDFPKSSVDRLKRIQTQLGDINDTYNRLERWRIFSVPDDQLAQQQKEITRLEKKLSKLLDQMTFD; this comes from the coding sequence TTGAATCATCGTGATGCGGAAAATTTAACTTTTGAATTACTCGAGACCTGGTCGACATTTAATCATTATGCCGGGGAAGCTCAAACCTTTAAAAATCCTGAAGACGTCCACCAAGCGCGGATCCGTTTACGTAAATTAATCACATTCGCGAAGTTGGTGGATCAAACGGAGGAACCGATTTATCTCATTTGGAAACGATTGATGGCTGCGTTCGGTCAAGTCCGGGATCTTGATGTCCAACTCAGTCAACAAGCTGTTACTTCTCCCATTGAACAGTTATTCGCGGAACATCTTGCCTTACAACTGCAAGGCAAACGGGCCACGTTACTGGAAACGATGCATCTGTTGATTTCTGATGAACTGGACCGCTCCGTCCGTCGATTTTTAGCCGGCCGGTTAACAAAACAATTAAAACGGATTGATGAAAAAGATCTTCTTCAGACAGCTGAAAAACGATTTGATAAAAAGAAACTTCACTATGAAAAAGTTCAGCATAAGGAAGGGAACAAGCGGATTCAGATGATGCATGAGTTACGGCTTGCAACGAAGTTCTACCGCTATACGGTCGAGTATTTACGTCCTTATACCGATTTTCCGAAATCGTCCGTCGACCGGTTAAAACGGATTCAAACCCAATTAGGTGATATCAATGATACGTATAACCGCCTCGAACGTTGGCGCATCTTCAGCGTTCCTGACGATCAGCTTGCGCAACAACAAAAAGAAATCACCCGGCTTGAGAAAAAGCTTTCGAAACTGCTTGATCAAATGACGTTTGATTAA
- the glsA gene encoding glutaminase A has protein sequence MNVTQQQLEELIAECRPYTVLGQVASYIPELAKSEPTQLGIAVCNADGSFVSAGDAETMFTLQSVSKIITLAFVLETFGEDYVFSKVGMEPTGDAFNSIAKLEETIPTKPLNPMINAGALAVTSMLPGEDAADKLNRLRQFIADLLDIELDMVKYDAEVAKSEFETTDLNRALLYFMRYHGVIEGNVEEIIDVYTKQCAILTNCKGLAMMGKILSQSGKTPSGNQVISRRNARIIRAIMTTCGMYDASGEFSVQVGLPGKSGVSGAIVACGRSDFDMADLGIGIFGPALDLKGNSIAGTKMLELLVQRHP, from the coding sequence ATGAACGTAACGCAACAACAACTAGAAGAGTTGATCGCTGAATGTCGCCCCTATACCGTACTTGGACAGGTGGCGAGTTATATACCAGAACTGGCAAAATCGGAACCGACCCAGCTTGGAATCGCTGTTTGTAATGCAGACGGCAGTTTTGTATCAGCGGGAGATGCCGAAACGATGTTCACCTTACAAAGTGTTTCAAAAATCATCACGTTAGCCTTTGTCCTCGAGACATTTGGTGAAGATTACGTGTTCTCGAAGGTCGGTATGGAACCGACGGGAGACGCATTCAACTCGATTGCGAAGCTTGAAGAGACGATTCCGACGAAACCCCTTAATCCGATGATCAATGCCGGTGCACTCGCGGTGACGAGCATGTTACCGGGGGAAGACGCCGCCGATAAGCTGAACCGGTTACGCCAATTCATTGCCGATCTGCTGGATATCGAACTTGATATGGTCAAATATGACGCAGAGGTCGCTAAATCCGAATTCGAGACGACCGACTTAAATCGGGCTCTGCTGTACTTCATGCGGTATCATGGAGTCATCGAAGGAAACGTGGAAGAAATCATCGATGTCTATACGAAGCAGTGTGCGATTTTGACCAATTGTAAAGGACTCGCAATGATGGGGAAAATCTTAAGTCAGTCCGGAAAAACACCATCCGGGAATCAAGTCATCTCCCGCCGTAATGCACGAATCATCCGAGCGATCATGACGACATGCGGGATGTACGATGCGTCCGGAGAATTTTCAGTCCAGGTCGGGTTACCCGGAAAAAGCGGGGTATCAGGTGCCATCGTTGCCTGTGGTCGAAGTGACTTCGACATGGCGGACCTTGGAATCGGCATCTTCGGACCGGCACTTGACTTGAAAGGGAATTCGATTGCCGGAACGAAGATGTTAGAGTTGCTCGTCCAGCGTCATCCTTAA